CTCTCGTTGGAAGATCGCATCGACGAAGCGATGCAGTCCGTATTGCCGTACATCAAATCGCACAACGGCAATATGGAGCTCTCGCGGATCGAAGGCGACGTCGTATACCTCCGGCTGGAGGGCAGCTGCGAGGGCTGCCCGGGCTCGTCGGCGACCCTGAAAGAGGCCGTCGAACGAGCGATCCTCGGGCGAGCTCCCGAGATCCGCGAAGTGAGAGCCGAGGAGATGACGCTTCGCATCCTCGCGCCCGCGTGAACGGACTCGAGCGCATGCTGCGCAAGCCGCCGCCCCCGGGCGAGCGTTGCGATTTCTGTGCGACGGCGCTCACACCAGAACATAGTCACCTGATCGAGCTTGCCGCGCGACGGATTCTCTGCTCGTGCCGGCCGTGCTACATCGTCTTCCAGCCCGAAGGGGCTGCGGCCGGACGATACCGTCCGATTCCCTCGCGCTACGCCGAAGTCTCCGACTTTGAAATCGAAGGTGCAACCTGGGACGCGCTCGCGATTCCGATCGGCTTAGCCTTTTTCTTCTACAATTCGCTTGAGAAGAAGATGCTGGCGTTCTATCCGAGCCCCGCGGGAGCCACCGAATCGCTGCTGCCGCTCGATACGTGGTCGGAGATCGCCGCAGAGCATCCGATGCTCGACTCCGTCCAGCCAGACGTTGAGGCGATCCTGATCCAGCGTACAGGCGGATCGTCGCGGTGCTTCATCGTGCCGATCGACGCTGCATACGAGCTGGTGGGGACGATTCGGAGTACGTGGAAAGGGTTCGACGGCGGTGAAGAAGCCCATCGGTGCATCGAAGAGTACTTCGAAAAGATCGGCGAACGGAGCCGCGGTCGCGTGACCGCCCCGACGTCATGACCGCGCTTTCGTTCGAGGTTACCGGAGCGCGGGTCGATCGCTACGCCGCGTCTCCCGCAATACTCCTTCGCGTGGCCGTCAGCGAGGCGAGCGGGGCAAAGATCGATGCGATCCTTCTGCGCGCCCAGCTGCGGCTGGAGGTGGCGCGGCGGCGTTATTTACCGCAGGAGAGTGCGTTGTTGACCGAGCTGTTCGGCGAGCCGGCGCGTTACGGCGAAACGTTGCGGCCGATGCTCTGGACGCACGCTTCGGCGCTGCTGCCGTCGTTCGAGCACCAAGCAGAATTCGATCTGTCCGTCCCGTGCAGCTACGATTTTGAAGTCGCCGCCAATAAATATCTCGCGTCTCTGCAGGACGGCGTGATTCCGGTAAACCTGCTCTTCAGCGGTACCGTTCTGGTGGAAGGCTCTGCCGGAGTCAGCGCCGAGCTGGTTCCATGGAGCTGCGAGGCGAGCTATCCCCTCGCGGTGAGCGTGTGGCGCGAAGCGATGGACGCCTTCTTTCCGAATGCTGCGTGGATTCGCGTAAGCCGGGACGTTTTCGACGAGTTGCGGCGATTCAAAATAGCAACGGGCCTGCCCACGTGGGAGGCCGCCTTCGAGCGGCTCTGCGAGCTGGCCAGAGCACGGCGATGAATCCGCTCGAGCCGGCGCTGGCCGTCGCTAATGCCGTCCTATACGAAGGGTACATTCTGTTTCCGTATACGGCGTCGGCGAAGAAGAATCGGATCAGGTGGCAGTTCGGAGTCGTCGTTCCCGAAGCATACACCGCCTTAGGAACCGGCGAACCGTCCGCATCGCAAACGGAGGTCCTCTTGGAGGCGCGAGAGGGCGCGCGAGTCACGGTGGTGGTGCGTTTCCTGCAGGTCGAAACGCGCTGGACGCAGGTTCCGGCGGGCACAGAGTTCGAGACCGTCGAGTCCGTCGAGATCGACGGCCAGCGATTCCTCAGCTTCGACGAGGGTGTCGAGCGGGAGATCGAGCTGCGGGTCGATCCATTCGGCCCGATGACCGCCGCACCGATCGCGTTCCCGTCGGAAGAGCGGGTCGAGCCGTTGCGCGACACCGCAGGAGCACTCGCGGCCCGAGTGGTGCGCCGTCGATGGCCTTTGCACGGCAGCGTTACGGTCGAATGCGAGCTCGTCGCGGGCGATCACGCGTTGCGAAGACTCCGTGTTTGCGTGGCGAACCAATCGGCGGTTGTGCCGGGAGAGCGCAGCTCCGCGCTCCGGACGGCGTTCGTTTCGACCCACGCTTTGCTCTACGCCGAAGGCGGCCGCTTTCTCTCGGTGCTCGATCCTCCGCCGGAGGCACAACTCGAAACCCCGGCGTTGCGTAATCGCCATACGTGGCCGGTGCTCGTCGGCGAGGAAACCGCCGATGC
The sequence above is a segment of the Candidatus Cybelea sp. genome. Coding sequences within it:
- a CDS encoding NifU family protein is translated as MSSAVVAMAARLEELLAGFKSGDRPEAARERAEELVRTVVTLYGSGLERLLSIVHSELGDRSDELFTALCEDKLVEGLLCLHGLHPLSLEDRIDEAMQSVLPYIKSHNGNMELSRIEGDVVYLRLEGSCEGCPGSSATLKEAVERAILGRAPEIREVRAEEMTLRILAPA
- a CDS encoding DUF6084 family protein — translated: MTALSFEVTGARVDRYAASPAILLRVAVSEASGAKIDAILLRAQLRLEVARRRYLPQESALLTELFGEPARYGETLRPMLWTHASALLPSFEHQAEFDLSVPCSYDFEVAANKYLASLQDGVIPVNLLFSGTVLVEGSAGVSAELVPWSCEASYPLAVSVWREAMDAFFPNAAWIRVSRDVFDELRRFKIATGLPTWEAAFERLCELARARR
- a CDS encoding DUF5947 family protein; translated protein: MNGLERMLRKPPPPGERCDFCATALTPEHSHLIELAARRILCSCRPCYIVFQPEGAAAGRYRPIPSRYAEVSDFEIEGATWDALAIPIGLAFFFYNSLEKKMLAFYPSPAGATESLLPLDTWSEIAAEHPMLDSVQPDVEAILIQRTGGSSRCFIVPIDAAYELVGTIRSTWKGFDGGEEAHRCIEEYFEKIGERSRGRVTAPTS